One Micromonospora sp. WMMD812 genomic window carries:
- the purM gene encoding phosphoribosylformylglycinamidine cyclo-ligase yields the protein MTHVSERSGAGSSPTGAGGDRQPWTAGTSRQARKRSVSYADAGVSIEAGDRAVELLKSKVRQTRRPEVLGDLGGFAGLFRLDTQKYKNPILASSTDGVGTKLVIAQQMDIHDTVGIDLVAMVVDDLVACGAEPLFLLDYIATGEVVPDKVAEIGAGIADGCRYAGCALLGGETAEHPGVLRPDEYDISATGVGVVEESDILSSERVEVGDVVIAMRSSGLHSNGYSLVRHVLLGAGRMRLDVVIDDFGRQRTLGEELLTPTKIYAQDCLKLIAEAEVRALAHVTGGGIPGNLVRVLPEHVDAVVNRSTWRPQPVFDLIQSKGRIEDPEMEATFNMGVGMFAIVSAEDADRALATLTGRGVEAWQAGEIIEGSGNVQMIGQHTRG from the coding sequence ACCAGCCGCCAGGCGCGCAAACGCTCGGTCTCGTACGCGGACGCCGGCGTGTCCATCGAGGCGGGTGACCGCGCGGTGGAGCTGCTCAAGTCCAAGGTGCGGCAGACCCGCCGCCCGGAGGTGCTCGGCGACCTGGGCGGGTTCGCCGGCCTGTTCCGCCTGGACACGCAGAAGTACAAGAACCCGATCCTGGCCTCCTCCACCGACGGCGTGGGCACCAAGCTGGTGATCGCGCAGCAGATGGACATCCACGACACGGTCGGCATCGACCTGGTCGCGATGGTCGTCGACGACCTGGTCGCCTGCGGCGCGGAGCCGCTCTTCCTGCTGGACTACATCGCCACCGGCGAGGTCGTCCCGGACAAGGTCGCCGAGATCGGCGCCGGCATCGCCGACGGCTGCCGGTACGCCGGCTGCGCGCTGCTCGGCGGCGAGACGGCCGAGCACCCGGGCGTGCTGCGACCCGACGAGTACGACATCTCGGCTACCGGCGTGGGCGTGGTGGAGGAGAGCGACATCCTCAGCTCGGAGCGGGTCGAGGTCGGCGACGTGGTGATCGCCATGCGCTCCTCGGGCCTGCACTCGAACGGCTACTCGCTGGTCCGGCACGTGCTGCTCGGCGCCGGGCGGATGCGGCTCGACGTGGTGATCGACGACTTCGGGCGGCAGCGCACCCTCGGCGAGGAGCTGCTCACCCCGACCAAGATCTACGCGCAGGACTGCCTCAAGCTGATCGCCGAGGCCGAGGTGCGGGCGCTGGCCCACGTCACCGGCGGCGGCATCCCGGGCAACCTGGTGCGCGTCCTGCCCGAGCACGTCGACGCGGTGGTCAACCGCTCCACTTGGCGGCCGCAGCCGGTCTTCGACCTGATCCAGTCCAAGGGGCGGATCGAGGACCCGGAGATGGAGGCGACGTTCAACATGGGCGTCGGCATGTTCGCGATCGTCTCCGCCGAGGACGCCGACCGCGCGCTGGCCACGCTCACCGGCCGGGGCGTCGAGGCGTGGCAGGCCGGTGAGATCATCGAGGGTTCCGGGAACGTTCAGATGATCGGGCAGCACACCCGCGGGTGA